From Ficedula albicollis isolate OC2 chromosome 5, FicAlb1.5, whole genome shotgun sequence, one genomic window encodes:
- the WDR89 gene encoding WD repeat-containing protein 89, which produces MTAVEKVEEQLAALRIARRCVPRQEPAYLLDIDTSKGSQASSSSSSSLVAVSCSSPALRLYHGDTLQLLREYRAQPGALSGVRFARTRPSVVFSGCSQGALQCWDARSATQKPVQVFSGYPSNVFISFDVSCTDLIVCAGTEKVEQDAFLVFWDARGVTDCASATKEPLGVYSESHNDDITKICFHPIEPNLVVSGSTDGLVNVFDINKDNEDDALISTCNSDSSVSSLGWSGEDYKQVYCTTHDEGFCWWDMAQLDTEEPITLLHVLDARESVCTENHGLHYLVGGLYHEKAQKLFLLGGTSTGDIHLISCGTDGLSLVGSLRGGHSATVRSFCWSPTDESLLTGGEDAQLLLWKPGAVERSLTKKAPLKISSSLQKRVRVHNTSLKSRKKCNA; this is translated from the coding sequence ATGACGGCGGTGGAGAaggtggaggagcagctggcGGCTCTGCGCATCGCCAGGCGCTGCGTGCCCCGCCAGGAGCCCGCCTACCTGCTGGACATCGACACCTCCAAAGgctcccaggccagcagcagcagcagcagcagcctggtggcagtgtcctgctccagcccagccctgcggCTGTACCACGGCGACACGCTGCAGCTCCTGCGCGAGTACCGCGCCCAGCCCGGCGCGCTCAGCGGGGTCAGGTTCGCCCGCACGCGTCCCAGCGTGGTGttctcaggctgcagccagggcgccctgcagtgctgggatgctCGCTCAGCCACGCAGAAACCCGTGCAGGTGTTCAGTGGATATCCTTCCAACGTCTTCATCAGCTTCGACGTCAGCTGCACCGACCTCATCGTCTGCGCCGGAACGGAGAAAGTCGAACAGGACGCGTTTCTGGTGTTCTGGGATGCAAGGGGCGTTACAGACTGTGCCAGTGCCACTAAAGAGCCCTTGGGAGTCTATTCTGAAAGTCACAATGATGACATCACCAAAATCTGTTTTCACCCTATCGAACCCAATTTGGTAGTGTCTGGGTCAACCGATGGCTTGGTGAATGTGTTTGACATCAACAAGGATAACGAAGATGATGCTTTGATATCGACCTGCAACTCAGATTCCTCAGTGAGTTCTCTTGGCTGGTCTGGGGAAGATTACAAACAGGTCTATTGCACCACACACGATGAGGGGTTCTGCTGGTGGGACATGGCTCAGCTGGACACGGAGGAGCCAATAACCCTGCTGCACGTTCTGGATGCCAGAGAGTCAGTCTGCACTGAAAACCACGGCCTGCATTACCTGGTGGGTGGCTTGTACCACGAGAAGGCACAGAAACTCTTCCTGCTTGGGGGAACCTCCACAGGAGACATCCACCTGATCAGCTGTGGCACGGATGGCCTGAGCCTGGTGGGGAGCCTGCGTGGGGGACACTCGGCCACCGTGCGCTCCTTCTGCTGGAGCCCCACGGATGAGTCTCTGCTGACGGGAGGAGAGGATGCTCAGCTGTTGCTATGGAAACCCGGGGCTGTGGAAAGGTCCCTCACAAAGAAAGCACCTCTGAAGATCTCTTCTTCCTTGCAGAAGAGAGTGAGAGTTCACAACACCTCCctcaaaagcaggaaaaagtgcAATGCCTAA